A window from Gossypium raimondii isolate GPD5lz chromosome 7, ASM2569854v1, whole genome shotgun sequence encodes these proteins:
- the LOC105801972 gene encoding 60S ribosomal protein L18a: protein MVAFRFHQYQVVGRGLPTEADEHPKIYRMKLWATNEVRAKSKFWYFLRKLKKVKKSNGQVLAINEIFEKSPTKIKNYGIWLRYQSRTGYHNMYKEYRDTTLNGAVEQMYTEMASRHRVRFPCIQIIKTATIPAKLCKRDSTKQFHNSKIKFPLVFKKVRPPTRKLKTTYKATKPNLFM, encoded by the exons ATGGTTGCTTTTAGG tttcaTCAATACCAAGTGGTGGGCAGAGGTCTTCCTACAGAAGCAGATGAGCATCCCAAGATTTACCGTATGAAGCTTTGGGCCACTAACGAAGTCCGTGCCAAATCCAAGTTTTG GTATTTTTTGAGGAAgctgaagaaggtgaagaaaagcAATGGACAAGTTTTGGCTATCAATGAG ATCTTTGAGAAAAGCCCTACCAAGATCAAGAACTATGGCATTTGGCTGCGATATCAAAGTCGAACTGGTTATCACAATATGTACAAGGAATACCGAGACACAACCCTCAATGGTGCTGTAGAACAGATGTACACCGAGATGGCGTCTCGTCATAGGGTGAGGTTTCCTTGTATTCAAATCATCAAGACAGCTACCATCCCAGCAAAACTTTGCAAGAGGGACAGCACCAAGCAGTTCCACAACTCCAAAATCAAATTCCCACTGGTATTCAAGAAGGTCAGGCCACCAACTAGGAAGCTCAAGACGACATACAAGGCAACCAAACCCAACTTGTTTATGTAG
- the LOC128042490 gene encoding uncharacterized protein LOC128042490 has protein sequence MADALATLASMIKVNKLEIMKPIQMSIYKVPTHCYNIEEEGKDDHPWYQSILQYVKNRKYPDQATEIDKRTLRRIAIEFVLEGEMLYKRGKDQVLLRCVDAVEAKKILEEVHDGICGTHANGFTMAR, from the coding sequence ATGGCTGACGCACTGGCTACTCTAGCCTCGATGATTAAGGTGAACAAATTAGAAATCATGAAGCCTATTCAGATGAGCATATATAAAGTTCCGACTCATTGCTACAATATTGAAGAGGAGGGAAAAGATGATCACCCTTGGTATCAGAGTATACTACAATATGTGAAAAATCGAAAATACCCTGATCAAGCGACAGAAATTGACAAGAGAACACTGAGAAGAATAGCCATTGAATTTGTCTTAGAGGGGGAAATGTTGTACAAGAGAGGGAAAGATCAAGTGCTGTTAAGATGTGTAGATGCTGTGGAGGCTAAAAAGATcctagaagaagtccatgacgGGATTTGCGGAACCCATGCAAATGGCTTTACAATGGCCAGatag